The following proteins are encoded in a genomic region of Pagrus major chromosome 16, Pma_NU_1.0:
- the slc25a29l gene encoding mitochondrial basic amino acids transporter, which produces MALDFAAGCIGGAAGVLVGHPFDTVKVRLQVQNVDKPLYRGTFHCFQSIIRQESMFGLYKGIGSPMLGLTFINAIVFGVQGNAMRKLGRDTPLNQFLAGASAGAIQCVICCPMELAKTRMQLQGTGEKKSKRKVYKNSVDCLVRIYNKEGIRGINRGMVTTLVRETPGFGVYFLTYDTLTRSLGCEPEDPYMIPKLLFAGGMSGIASWLSTYPVDVIKSRLQADGVGGVNQYSGIMDCVRQSVKKEGWRVFTRGLTSTLLRAFPVNATTFATVTLFLIYMREGEECSIQNSEPQSVQLQPLQPQAQSTSMQAIVQQ; this is translated from the exons GTGAGGCTTCAAGTTCAAAATGTCGACAAACCTCTGTACCGTGGGACATTTCACTGCTTCCAGTCAATCATACGGCAGGAGTCG ATGTTCGGTCTCTACAAAGGCATCGGCTCTCCGATGTTGGGTCTGACCTTCATCAATGCCATAGTTTTTGGTGTCCAGGGTAATGCCATGCGCAAACTTGGCAGGGACACGCCTCTAAACCAGTTCCTGGCTGGAGCCTCTGCTGGGGCCATCCAGTGTGTCATTTGCTGCCCAATGGAGCTGGCCAAGACACGGATGCAGCTGCAAGGAACCGGAGAGAAGAAGTCTAAGAGGAAGGTTTATAAGAACTCTGTGGACTGTCTGGTGAGAATCTACAATAAGGAGGGAATCCGAGGTATCAATCGCGGCATGGTGACCACCCTGGTGCGCGAGACGCCTGGTTTTGGTGTGTACTTTCTCACTTATGACACGTTGACACGCTCCCTGGGCTGTGAGCCAGAGGACCCGTACATGATCCCCAAGCTGCTGTTTGCTGGTGGAATGTCTGGCATTGCTTCCTGGCTCTCCACCTATCCTGTGGATGTGATCAAATCGCGTCTCCAGGCGGACGGGGTTGGTGGCGTCAACCAGTACAGTGGCATTATGGACTGTGTCAGACAGAGCGTAAAGAAGGAGGGGTGGAGGGTGTTCACACGTGGGCTCACGTCCACTTTGCTCCGTGCATTTCCAGTGAATGCTACCACATTTGCCACTGTGACtctatttttaatttacatGCGTGAAGGAGAAGAGTGTAGCATTCAGAACTCCGAGCCACAGTCTGTACAGCTGCAGCCTCTGCAGCCACAGGCGCAGTCGACCAGCATGCAAGCTATTGTGCAGCAGTGA
- the soul3 gene encoding heme-binding protein soul3, with translation MDRGGCQMSGGGGGGDRSGPEQSGMITLEDLESFPEEQLSDSGNGSLEEEAETMEEDDGRLLQYWQDVARGHQVEVAQDMAEPIQQLTSNNHGRSNREQVPFTLLARKEKCGELQFEKRQYEKGHWACIRMREDTYEQSICYGFMRIMKYICQQNSTGDYLGMTLPIVTVVRTNENQSVISHEVTVAYFLPAEHQAQPPQPTDGEIIIEIWPSTTVYTRPFTGPTNEVTIIDQINAMAELLDSTDMCLTDSFIVAGYTNPAHSQRQNEIWFLERP, from the exons ATGGACCGAGGCGGCTGTCAGATgagcggcggcggcggtggaGGAGACCGCAGCGGGCCCGAGCAGTCCGGGATGATCACGCTGGAGGACCTGGAGTCTTTCCCGGAAGAACAGCTGTCTGACTCGGGGAACGGCAGCCTGGAAGAAGAGGCAGAAACCATGGAGGAAGACGATGGCCGACTGCTGCAATACTGGCAGGACGTAGCGAGGGGACACCAAGTGGAAGTTGCTCAAG ATATGGCAGAGCCTATTCAACAACTAACCAGCAACAACCATGGACGCAGTAACCGAGAACAAGTCCCTTTCACCCTCCTAGCACGCAAAGAGAAG TGTGGGGAGCTGCAGTTTGAGAAGCGCCAGTACGAAAAGGGCCACTGGGCTTGTATAAGAATGCGTGAGGACACTTATGAACAGAGCATCTGCTATGGCTTCATGAGGATAATGAAATACATCTGCCAGCAGAACTCCACAG GTGACTACCTGGGCATGACGCTCCCCATCGTCACAGTGGTGCGCACAAATGAGAACCAGTCTGTGATCTCCCATGAAGTCACTGTGGCGTATTTCCTCCCCGCTGAGCATCAGGCCCAGCCCCCACAGCCTACTGACGGCGAGATCATCATAGAGATCTGGCCCAGCACTACTGTATACACAAG GCCCTTCACCGGTCCCACCAACGAAGTGACCATCATTGATCAGATCAACGCCATGGCAGAACTTCTAGACTCCACCGACATGTGTCTCACCGACTCGTTCATTGTGGCCGGCTACACCAACCCTGCACACAGCCAGCGCCAGAACGAGATCTGGTTCCTAGAGCGACCCTGA
- the fancm gene encoding Fanconi anemia group M protein: MNSGSNQRTLFQTWGGSASQNKVVQPKKDGKKPAGRRKTTPSNTTQVAKTNLPRNPLWTEMGQGSTYTSEIPGRTEEPKPACEYEDDDDDLMVVAVYEAEKSLQLDNVHSFQHDNLVVTESTAISPLPSSVGQTYPDFPGFDCSSAKVWIYPTNYPIREYQLKISEAALFQNTLVCLPTGLGKTFIAAVVMYNFYRWYPSGKIVFMAPTKPLVAQQIEACYKVMGIPQAHMAELTGSTAAKQRQEVWKTKRVFFLTPQVMVNDLSRETCPAQQVKCVVIDEAHKALGNHAYCQVIRQLGSQTLQFRILALSATPGGDTKSVQAVISNLLISHIELRSDESLDIQAHSHQRSVDKMVVPLGDVLSAYQAHYLQVLEKFMSRLVQNRVMAHKDLRTLSKYQLILARDQFRKNPPPQIKGPQQGMLEGDFALCISLYHGYELLMQMGLRSLFFYIQGIMDGSREMSRARNELQRTPTFMDLYHEMEAMFVKPSAGPDEPFVYSHPKLEKLEEVVLQHFRLWAESSANTGSGPQEVSTRVMIFSSFRESVQEIAAMLNRHAPLIRVMTFMGQASAGKGVKGFTQKEQLEVVHRFRQGGFNTLVSTCVGEEGLDIGEVDLIVCFDAQKNPIRLVQRMGRTGRKRQGRIVVILAEGREERTYNQSQSNKRSVYKAIISSKSGFHMYPNSPRMLPEGVNPTLHKMHITCGQFDHQENSRRSVRGRRSHSEGRASLIHPQNLICQGSTTSDGFLSSTEYSLWASTMRLEKDEAHPTLKQSHFMTLPTDLPPQEEVSKNQRPVSRELSLWEWRHWQHKSLPTHIVDHSLRCHHFIKVMELIDGMREENEGECRYEQELLPYLHEADGHVKKGQKKQKSTKNCAKITGSKPKPSRSTLSDLECIDEEVETPFFLRLPVPHHTEASNDEVTDHPGPEAICPCPSINDCPEVDMDDNCVFINEDVSKSEHTVDEPVNLDRLSQLITKTDGDEDEDVELQAMFYLPKWDSSPPPSCAKLCPGRDESLKVILANVVELLSRSPPSQIEDLEAYMVAQSLPPTPPHQPFLVNFTLDVDDDDDNEEMMISPTPTRVDSNEPPMGKEDSKIYHDWPRPEEQQSADVRADSPTWDEVFSEDEAEDNHNVSYKNKETDDEEIRSENESKTEEKDRHWDDVTNVEKPDLTDGGVKDNMDHQMDDSMDLFEDDEAFLQVTIPDISTPGVTPRTSPRAGDFSNSPKKTSNTLHMHTPTAESTRTLNTDDLAHTKQRTLTPQDTNGQSTTETKHNAHTETTDKHETDNSNSTPTMQQNPDSFDTSHDFFSVNFDLGYSLEESEEDEDVPAPCTSTSPQIKKQAASDSSTPYNSFHRPRIPLQSSESMLSTPQMLSAHRKREIQPSPLMSKGGALPSPITSPGVRRTLMPGYGGPRTPSLLSRLERRRLEGPIPEAGVENSSRQASVCLAESPPHPEECISDSEDEVVVHKRRLQNKVNPLSSPEMSKICSDVDSPLVVNRKRVAALNTTDEMEGEAVSDDDFQNESVFTRRTTAAEKQRVQHGKAKHAICRTGRQFLDEEAELSEEDEGGDISSDEEDGDEQNHSLDGFVVDNTHCSQGLNESEMHGIYLKSVRSPAVQGKFKMSYRNHHNMDIFSQVPEMDETYAEDSFVVGSEVEEPESSEEEAEDIELMPEDSYVDGKRQYATRRRVFLHKARAGGKSAAEAPPEQRVGVKPKRSRVIRINDSSEEETEEVSKKRSLIAESSVAAPLWPKEQQKPSSASSTIASKISLLSKAQRCLVTEDKQKERSRQRLENQHLLSDELDFEKSELLLSSKKPPQAFSATSSVPQKSTVQDSSVSESPATSAPVRILVDSRCISSGVELMTSLRQRHAATVHICSLDGSYFIVSNRMAVERHSQSDLAAMQNRKRLAERVNSLQGLYERVCLIVEKDRTKPGEASRPFQRTRYYDSTLTALVRTGVRLLWSNGPVESAGLLADLARLEQRKGRGITVPLEVKGQHRQQALQLYLSLPSVNYVHALSMSHNFRSIAQLINSSIEDVQKGGSMSRSRAEEIYRFLRYSCDSFLMNTPKAAKNS, from the exons ATGAACAGTGGTTCAAATCAGAGGACTTTGTTCCAGACTTGGGGTGGATCCGCTTCTCAAAACAAGGTTGTTCAACCGAAAAAAGATGGCAAGAAGCCCGCTGGACGGCGCAAAACAACCCCAAGCAACACCACACAGGTAGCTAAAACAAACCTTCCCAGAAACCCTCTGTGGACTGAAATGGGTCAGGGGTCCACATACACATCAGAGATCCCAGGAAGGACAGAGGAACCTAAACCTGCGTGTGAATATGAAGATGACGACGATGATCTGATGGTGGTCGCTGTATATGAAGCTGAAAAGAGCCTGCAACTTGATAATGTACACTCTTTTCAGCATGACAACCTTGTAGTAACAGAGAGCACTGccatctctcccctcccctcaaGTGTGGGCCAGACATATCCAGACTTCCCTGGCTTTGACTGCTCCTCAGCTAAGGTATGGATTTACCCCACCAACTATCCCATCAGGGAGTACCAGCTGAAGATATCAGAAGCTGCCCTGTTTCAAAACACACTGGTGTGTCTCCCCACTGGTCTGGGAAAGACCTTCATAGCCGCTGTGGTTATGTACAACTTCTACCGCTGGTATCCATCTGGGAAGATTGTGTTCATGGCTCCCACCAAACCCCTGGTGGCCCAACAGATCGAGGCCTGTTATAAAGTGATGGGGATCCCTCAGGCGCATATGGCTGAGCTGACAG GCAGCACAGCAgcaaagcagagacaggaggtgTGGAAGACCAAGCGTGTCTTCTTCCTCACACCTCAGGTCATGGTGAACGATCTGTCCAGAGAGACGTGCCCGGCCCAGCAGGTCAAGTGTGTGGTGATCGATGAAGCCCACAAGGCGCTGGGAAACCATGCCTACTGTCAG GTGATCAGACAACTTGGCAGCCAGACTCTGCAGTTCCGCATCCTGGCCCTTAGTGCTACTCCAGGGGGAGATACAAAG TCGGTGCAGGCGGTGATCTCTAATTTGCTCATCTCTCACATTGAGCTGCGTTCAGATGAGAGTCTGGACATCCAGGCCCATTCCCACCAGCGCAGCGTGGACAAAATGGTGGTTCCTTTGGGAGATGTCCTTTCTGCTTACCAGGCACACTATCTGCAG GTGCTGGAGAAATTCATGTCTCGTCTGGTCCAGAACCGGGTGATGGCACACAAAGACCTGCGGACTCTCAGCAAATACCAGCTCATCCTCGCCAGGGATCAGTTCCGCAAGAACCCACCGCCACAGATCAAG GGTCCACAGCAGGGAATGCTGGAGGGCGACTTTGCCCTTTGCATCAGTCTGTATCACGGCTACGAGCTGCTGATGCAGATGGGGCTCCGGTCGCTCTTCTTCTACATCCAGGGAATCATGGACGGATCCAGAG AGATGTCTAGGGCCAGAAATGAGCTGCAGCGGACTCCCACCTTCATGGACCTTTACCATGAGATGGAAGCAATGTTTGTGAAGCCATCTGCTG GTCCAGATGAGCCATTCGTGTACAGTCACCCAAAACTGGAGAaactggaggaggtggtgctACAGCATTTCAGACTGTGGGCTGAGAGCTCAGCAAACACTG GTTCAGGTCCTCAGGAAGTAAGCACCCGTGTGATGATCTTTTCATCGTTTCGTGAGAGCGTGCAGGAGATCGCAGCTATGTTGAACCGCCATGCTCCGCTGATAAGGGTCATGACGTTTATGGGCCAAGCCTCAGCAGGGAAGGGAGTGAAAGGCTTCACCCAGAAGGAGCAACTGGAG GTGGTGCACAGGTTCCGTCAGGGAGGCTTCAACACGCTGGTGTCGACCTGTGTTGGGGAAGAGGGGCTGGATATCGGAGAGGTGGACCTCATTGTATGCTTCGATGCTCAGAAGAATCCCATCCGCCTGGTGCAGCGAATGGGACGTACTGGACGTAAGCGGCAGGGACGCATTGTTGTCATCCTGGCTGAGGGACGCGAGGAGAGG ACCTACAACCAGAGCCAAAGCAACAAGCGCAGTGTGTACAAGGCCATTATCAGCAGCAAAAGCGGGTTCCACATGTACCCCAACAGTCCCCGTATGCTGCCTGAGGGGGTGAACCCCACCCTGCATAAGATGCACATTACCTGTGGCCAGTTCGACCATCAGGAGAACAGCAGGCGGTCTGTCAGGGGTCGGAGGTCCCACTCTGAAGGACGGGCCTCACTCATCCACCCTCAAAACCTGA TTTGCCAGGGCAGCACAACATCGGACGGGTTTCTGAGCAGTACTGAATATTCCCTCTGGGCGTCCACCATGAGGCTGGAGAAAGATGAAGCTCATCCAACCCTGAAACAGTCACACTTCATGACCTTACCGACTGATCTACCACCTCAG GAGGAAGTTTCCAAAAACCAGAGACCAGTTTCCAGAGAGCTGTCTTTGTGGGAATGGAGACACTGGCAGCACAAATCGCTTCCCACCCATATCGTGGATCATTCCCTCCGCTGCCACCACTTCATTAAAGTGATGGAGCTCATAGATGGCATgagagaggaaaatgag gGTGAATGCCGTTATGAGCAGGAGCTTCTTCCTTACCTCCACGAAGCGGATGGCCACGTGAAGAAgggacagaaaaaacagaagagcACCAAGAATTGCGCTAAAATCACCGGCAGCAAACCCAAACCATCTCGCTCGACGTTGTCTGATCTGGAATGCATCGACGAAGAAGTGGAGACGCCGTTCTTCCTGAGACTTCCTGTTCCACATCATACCGAGGCGTCTAATGATGAAGTCACAGATCACCCGGGACCTGAGGCGATATGTCCTTGTCCCTCAATCAATGACTGCCCAGAAGTTGACATGGATGACAACTGTGTCTTTATTAATGAGGATGTCAGTAAATCAGAACACACAGTCGACGAGCCTGTAAATTTAGACAGACTTTCACAGCTGATTACAAAAACTGatggagatgaagatgaagatgttgaACTTCAGGCCATGTTCTACCTTCCTAAATGGGAttcatcacctcctccctcctgtgcTAAACTCTGTCCAGGAAGAGATGAAAGTCTGAAGGTCATCCTGGCCAATGTGGTGGAGCTCCTGTCCCGATCTCCGCCATCACAGATTGAAGATTTAGAGGCCTACATGGTTGCTCAGTCACtccctcctactcctcctcatCAGCCATTCCTGGTAAACTTTACCCTGGATGTGGACGATGATGACGACAACGAAGAAATGATGATCAGTCCCACCCCAACGAGGGTGGACTCCAATGAGCCTCCAATGGGTAAAGAAGACAGTAAAATCTATCATGATTGGCCTCGtccagaggagcagcagagcgCCGACGTAAGAGCAGACAGTCCGACTTGGGATGAGGTTTTCTCGGAAGATGAGGCGGAAGATAATCATAACGTAAGTTATAAGAACAAGGAGACAGATGATGAGGAAATAAGAAGTGAGAATGAGAGCAAGACCGAGGAAAAAGATCGTCATTGGGATGATGTGACGAATGTGGAAAAGCCAGACTTGACAGACGGTGGTGTAAAAGACAACATGGACCATCAGATGGACGACAGCATGGATCTGTTCGAGGATGACGAAGCATTTCTGCAGGTGACCATCCCAGACATCTCAACTCCTGGTGTCACACCAAGGACTTCCCCTCGTGCTGGAGACTTTTCTAATAGCCCAAAAAAGACATCTAACACTTTACATATGCACACCCCAACAGCTGAAAGCACACGTACATTAAACACAGATGATTTAGCACACACAAAGCAAAGAACTCTGACACCTCAGGACACAAACGGCCAAAGCACTACAGAGACTAAACataatgcacacacagaaacaacagataaacatgAAACGGATAATTCAAATTCAactcccacaatgcaacaaaaCCCTGACTCATTTGACACCTCCCATGACTTCTTCTCTGTCAACTTTGACCTTGGCTATTCACTGGAGGAATCTGAGGAAGACGAGGATGTTCCTGCCCCATGTACGTCGACCTCTCCGCAGATTAAAAAACAGGCCGCATCCGACTCTTCCACTCCCTATAACAGCTTCCACAGACCGAGAATTCCTCTGCAGTCCAGTGAATCAATGCTATCTACGCCACAGATGCTATCAGcgcacagaaagagagaaattcagCCTTCGCCTTTAATGTCTAAAGGTGGTGCACTCCCATCTCCGATCACATCCCCAGGAGTTAGACGGACGCTCATGCCTGGCTACGGCGGGCCTCGGACACCGTCTTTACTGTCCAGGTTAGAGCGGAGAAGACTAGAGGGTCCTATCCCCGAGGCAGGTGTGGAAAACAGCTCACGTCAGGCATCTGTTTGTTTGGCTGAGTCACCTCCTCATCCAG AGGAGTGCATCAGTGACAGCGAGGATGAAGTTGTGGTTCATAAAAGAAGACTTCAGAACAAGGTCAACCCGCTGTCATCCCCAGAAATG TCAAAGATCTGCAGTGATGTGGACTCCCCGCTGGTCGTGAACAGGAAACGTGTTGCTGCACTTAATACT ACCGATGAAATGGAGGGCGAAGCTGTCTCTGATGATGATTTCCAGAATGAGTCAGTGTTCACACGCAGAACTACGGCAGCCGAGAAGCAACGAGTCCAACATGGCAAAGCTAAG CATGCCATATGTCGAACGGGGCGTCAGTTCCTGGATGAAGAAGCTGAGCTGTCAGAAGAAGATGAGGGGGGCGACATATCATCTGATGAAGAGGATGGAGACGAGCAGAATCATTCTCTTGACGGCTTTGTTGTCgacaacacacactgttcacaggGACTGAACG AGTCAGAGATGCATGGTATTTACCTGAAGTCAGTGAGAAGCCCTGCAGTCCAGGGCAAGTTTAAAATGTCCTACAGAAATCATCACAATATGGACATATTTTCTCAG GTGCCTGAGATGGATGAAACATATGCAGAGGACAGTTTTGTGGTGGGCAGTGAGGTGGAGGAGCCAGAGAGCAGCGAGGAGGAGGCCGAAGACATTGAGCTCATGCCCGAGGATTCGTATGTGGACGGGAAGAGGCAGTACGCCACCAGACGGCGTGTTTTCCTGCACAAAGCAAGAGCCGGAGGTAAAAGTGCAGCTGAAGCTCCGCCAGAGCAGAGAGTAGGAGTGAAACCCAAGCGCTCCCGTGTCATACGCATTAATGATTCcagtgaggaggagacagaggaagtAAGTAAGAAGAGAAGTCTCATAGCAGAAAGTAGTGTTGCTGCCCCCTTGTGGCCAAAGGAACAGCAGAAACCCTCCTCCGCATCTTCAACCATAGCATCCAAGATCTCACTGCTGAGCAAGGCGCAGAGATGCTTAGTGACTGAGGACAAGCAAAAAGAGAG GTCTCGCCAGAGGTTAGAAAATCAGCATCTGCTCTCTGATGAACTAGACTTTGAAAAATCAGAGTTGTTGTTATCCTCCAAAAAACCACCCCAG GCTTTCTCTGCCACCTCCTCCGTGCCTCAGAAGTCCACTGTGCAGGATTCATCAGTCAGCGAGTCACCTGCAACGTCCGCACCTGTTCGCATCCTGGTCGACAGTCGCTGCATCAGCAGCGGAGTGGAGCTGATGACCAGCCTGCGTCAGCGCCACGCAGCCACCGTCCACATCTGCTCACTGGACGGCAGCTACTTCATCGTCAGCAACCGCATGGCAGTGGAGAGGCACAGCCAATCGGATTTGGCCGCTATGCAGAACCGGAAGCGATTGGCTGAGAGAGTGAACAGCTTGCAGGGGTTGTATGAACGCGTTTGTCTGATCGTGGAGAAGGATCGGACCAAGCCAG GTGAGGCGTCACGCCCCTTCCAGCGCACGCGTTACTACGACAGCACTCTGACAGCACTTGTGCGGACCGGTGTGCGCTTGCTGTGGAGCAACGGCCCTGTAGAGAGCGCCGGCTTGCTGGCAGACCTGGCGCGGCTGGAGCAGCGTAAAGGTCGGGGCATCACTGTACCGCTGGAGGTCAAAGGGCAGCACAGGCAGCAGGCGCTGCAGCTGTACCTGAGCCTGCCCTCAGTCAACTACGTCCACGCCCTCAGCATGAGCCACAACTTCAGGTCAATTGCTCAACTCATAAACAG ctccatTGAAGACGTACAGAAGGGAGGCAGTATGAGTCGATCCAGAGCAGAGGAGATCTACCGCTTCCTGCGCTACTCTTGTGACTCCTTCCTCATGAACACTccaaaagcagcaaaaaacagCTAG